A section of the Verrucomicrobium sp. GAS474 genome encodes:
- the scpB gene encoding SMC-Scp complex subunit ScpB has protein sequence MTDDVLPPESDIPANTDTVLDIDAAAPESDGADAASTPDPGSLPLSSETFTPSGPVPADLRQVVEALIFASSKALTARQLLNILTRSNETHGADFHLFKEVTEDQILDVIVQLKEEYATAVPSRGLHLQQIAGGFRFGTRPETATWVRQLFDETRPAKLSQPALETLSIIAYRQPISRADVEAVRGVAIDGVVSTLLERRLIKLAGRSEAPGRPLLYETTPEFLETFGLKALDELPNADELRRIPLPVQTPAKSESESESEAKPEAETAAATEVQPDLTPETATETITETVIDPETESAEISETVVEIAPEVPTGTDETHPSA, from the coding sequence ATGACCGACGACGTCCTCCCTCCCGAATCCGACATCCCTGCCAATACCGATACCGTCCTCGATATCGACGCCGCGGCTCCCGAGAGCGACGGGGCCGATGCCGCGTCGACGCCCGATCCCGGCTCCCTGCCCCTCTCGTCCGAGACGTTCACCCCCTCCGGCCCCGTTCCCGCCGACCTCCGCCAGGTCGTCGAGGCGCTGATCTTCGCCTCGTCGAAGGCCCTCACCGCCCGGCAGCTCCTGAACATCCTCACCCGGAGCAACGAGACCCACGGCGCCGACTTCCATCTCTTCAAGGAAGTCACCGAGGACCAGATCCTCGACGTCATCGTCCAGCTGAAGGAGGAGTACGCCACCGCCGTCCCTTCCCGGGGCCTCCACCTCCAGCAGATCGCTGGGGGCTTCCGCTTCGGCACCCGGCCCGAGACCGCCACCTGGGTCCGCCAGCTTTTCGATGAAACCCGGCCCGCGAAGCTGAGTCAGCCTGCATTGGAGACTCTTTCCATCATCGCCTACCGCCAACCCATCTCCCGCGCCGATGTCGAGGCCGTCCGCGGCGTCGCCATCGACGGCGTCGTCTCGACCCTCCTCGAGCGCCGCCTCATCAAGCTCGCCGGGCGCTCCGAGGCTCCGGGCCGCCCCCTGCTCTACGAGACGACCCCCGAGTTCCTCGAAACCTTCGGCCTGAAGGCCCTCGACGAGCTGCCGAACGCCGACGAGCTCCGCCGAATCCCCCTCCCCGTCCAGACTCCCGCCAAGAGTGAAAGTGAAAGCGAGAGCGAGGCGAAGCCCGAGGCGGAAACCGCCGCCGCCACCGAAGTCCAACCCGACCTGACACCCGAGACGGCGACCGAAACCATCACCGAGACCGTCATCGATCCCGAGACCGAAAGCGCCGAGATCAGCGAGACCGTCGTTGAAATCGCGCCCGAAGTCCCGACCGGAACCGACGAGACCCATCCTTCCGCCTAG
- a CDS encoding chorismate mutase produces MPAPSANPAVLTPLRKEIETLDRRIVALLNKRLEVSTRIGAMKREQKTHNHSFDANREESLLRLLIGENPGPLSAASLRAIYREIFSSSRARQSPLTIGYLDGDGTHDECDHHTPLLAACSRFGVEEHYRAVPRPQALIRETASGRLTLSLFCPESLLASGEAIAKDLYVCGEIVLSPAIPLGKGKGKGKADAKTQKAELPFFLLTRRESEPASTALLPGTRLLFLATRLGQAKTSTAKLAAWCRARRARLLIQKNGAALVSLEIGTKGAAPAPLPQLEESLRAALVGSPLSSKKSNAPRLLLLGAYLAEETVTPA; encoded by the coding sequence ATGCCCGCCCCGTCCGCCAACCCCGCCGTCCTCACCCCCCTGCGCAAGGAGATCGAAACGCTCGACCGCCGCATCGTCGCCCTCCTCAACAAGCGCCTCGAGGTCTCGACCCGGATCGGCGCGATGAAACGGGAGCAGAAGACCCACAACCACTCCTTCGACGCGAACCGCGAGGAGAGCCTCCTCCGGCTCCTCATCGGAGAGAACCCCGGCCCCCTCTCCGCCGCCAGCCTCCGCGCCATCTACCGGGAAATCTTCTCCAGCTCCCGCGCCCGCCAATCGCCCCTCACCATCGGCTACCTCGACGGCGACGGCACCCATGACGAGTGCGACCACCACACCCCCCTCCTCGCCGCCTGCTCCCGCTTCGGCGTCGAGGAGCACTACCGCGCCGTCCCCCGCCCGCAGGCCCTGATCCGCGAGACCGCCTCCGGCCGCCTCACCCTCTCCCTGTTCTGCCCCGAGAGCCTCCTCGCCTCGGGCGAGGCCATCGCCAAGGACCTCTACGTCTGCGGCGAGATCGTCCTGAGCCCCGCCATCCCGCTGGGCAAAGGGAAGGGCAAAGGCAAGGCCGACGCCAAGACGCAGAAGGCCGAACTTCCCTTCTTCCTCCTCACCCGCCGCGAATCGGAACCCGCCTCGACCGCCCTCCTTCCCGGCACCCGCCTCCTCTTCCTCGCCACCCGGCTGGGGCAGGCCAAGACCTCGACGGCGAAACTCGCGGCCTGGTGCCGCGCCCGCCGCGCGCGCCTCCTGATCCAAAAGAACGGAGCGGCCCTCGTCTCCCTCGAGATCGGAACCAAGGGCGCCGCTCCCGCGCCCCTCCCGCAGCTCGAGGAAAGCCTCCGCGCCGCCCTGGTTGGCTCCCCTCTTTCCTCCAAGAAAAGCAACGCCCCGCGCCTCCTCCTCCTGGGCGCCTACCTCGCCGAAGAGACGGTCACCCCCGCCTAG
- a CDS encoding bile acid:sodium symporter family protein yields the protein MAEAKVHWVRSNGFVLGLGLAVVVAFLVPGPGSRDGLLHPEILNNVGVALILFLQGLSLPFEKIRNSLGQWRLHLVIQGFTFVLFPLVGLLLDALLPRLWTSEPMAIRSGFLYLCVLPSVVSTSVVFTTTAGGNTAGALFNAAFSNLLGVFATPVLVHWLMQSAGHGAMPPFGPLLLKITLLTLIPFSLGAALRPRLREWFDPRKAWAARISNAVILCIVYTAFCDSVAERIWSKYSSLLTVQIIAVVIALFAGISFLAWGLCKALRFDRADTIAAYFCSVKKTLAMGVPLAALIFGARPDLSLILLPIMLYHPLQLIVNGILANQLSKGARS from the coding sequence ATGGCCGAGGCCAAAGTCCACTGGGTGCGCAGCAACGGCTTCGTCCTGGGACTCGGCCTCGCCGTCGTCGTCGCCTTCCTCGTGCCTGGCCCCGGCTCCCGCGACGGCCTCCTCCATCCCGAGATCCTGAACAACGTCGGCGTCGCCCTGATCCTCTTCCTCCAGGGCCTCTCCCTTCCGTTCGAGAAAATCAGGAACAGCCTCGGCCAATGGCGGCTCCACCTCGTCATCCAGGGCTTCACCTTCGTCCTCTTCCCCCTCGTCGGCCTGCTGCTCGACGCCCTCCTTCCCCGCCTCTGGACCTCGGAGCCGATGGCGATCCGCAGCGGCTTCCTCTACCTCTGCGTCCTTCCCTCCGTCGTCTCCACCTCGGTCGTCTTCACCACCACGGCGGGAGGGAACACCGCCGGGGCGCTCTTCAACGCCGCCTTCTCGAACCTCCTCGGCGTCTTCGCCACCCCCGTCCTCGTCCACTGGCTGATGCAGAGCGCGGGGCACGGGGCGATGCCGCCCTTCGGCCCGCTGCTGCTGAAGATCACCCTCCTCACGCTGATCCCCTTCAGCCTGGGCGCCGCCCTCCGGCCCCGGCTGCGCGAATGGTTCGACCCGCGCAAGGCGTGGGCCGCCCGGATCAGCAACGCCGTCATCCTCTGCATCGTCTACACGGCCTTCTGCGACTCGGTGGCGGAACGGATCTGGAGCAAGTACAGCTCCCTCCTCACCGTGCAGATCATCGCCGTCGTGATCGCGCTCTTCGCCGGGATCTCGTTCCTTGCATGGGGACTCTGCAAGGCGTTGCGATTCGACCGCGCCGACACGATCGCGGCCTACTTCTGCTCGGTGAAGAAGACCCTGGCGATGGGCGTCCCGCTGGCCGCGCTGATCTTCGGCGCGCGGCCCGATCTCTCCCTGATCCTCCTGCCGATCATGCTCTATCACCCGCTCCAGCTGATCGTGAACGGGATTCTGGCCAATCAGTTGTCGAAGGGGGCGCGAAGTTGA
- a CDS encoding twin-arginine translocase TatA/TatE family subunit, whose protein sequence is MHTTLPFFALLPHGMEFFWIFILFVLLFGAKKLPELARGLGKSLGEFKKAKDEFDREVKTSIHETPATPVTPATSAVPPALPTQQTIQPPATPAEVKKDAH, encoded by the coding sequence ATGCACACGACGCTGCCCTTTTTCGCCCTGCTTCCCCACGGCATGGAGTTCTTCTGGATCTTCATCCTGTTCGTTCTCCTCTTCGGCGCGAAGAAGCTTCCCGAACTGGCCCGCGGCCTCGGCAAGAGCCTCGGCGAATTCAAGAAAGCGAAGGACGAGTTCGATCGCGAAGTGAAGACCTCGATCCATGAGACCCCGGCGACCCCCGTCACCCCGGCCACCTCGGCGGTGCCTCCGGCCCTCCCGACGCAGCAGACGATCCAGCCTCCGGCGACCCCTGCCGAAGTGAAGAAGGACGCGCACTAA
- the ntrB gene encoding nitrate ABC transporter permease, translating into MSPKLKNLKAEAVILPVLGLLAALLFWYLLSVTVSPALPNPAATWQESKLYVLEPLTKRGEVDQGILLLTWYSLVMVAKGYALALVVGTPIGFCLGLSRRFAQAFDPIIQILRPVSPLAWLPLGMVLFLSTGRMALEWGALFTIAICAMWPTVLNTAVGVRAVPVDYLNVAKVLKLSPSKTLFKVLIPATLPYMFTGFRLSLGIAWLVIVAAEMLTGRPGIGNFLWQEYNAPNYAHIILSILTIGLVGFILDRIMSVIERRFKTI; encoded by the coding sequence ATGAGTCCCAAGCTGAAGAATCTGAAGGCGGAGGCGGTCATCCTCCCCGTGCTCGGCCTCCTCGCCGCGCTGTTGTTCTGGTATCTGCTGAGCGTCACCGTCTCCCCCGCGCTGCCGAACCCGGCGGCGACGTGGCAGGAGTCGAAGCTCTACGTCCTGGAGCCGCTCACGAAGCGGGGCGAGGTCGACCAGGGGATCCTCCTCCTGACGTGGTACTCTCTCGTCATGGTGGCGAAGGGCTACGCGCTCGCCCTCGTCGTCGGGACGCCGATCGGGTTCTGCCTCGGCCTCTCCCGGCGGTTCGCCCAGGCCTTCGACCCGATCATCCAGATCCTCCGGCCCGTCTCGCCGCTGGCGTGGCTCCCGCTCGGGATGGTCCTCTTCCTCTCGACGGGGCGGATGGCCCTCGAATGGGGGGCGCTTTTCACCATCGCCATCTGCGCCATGTGGCCGACGGTGCTGAACACCGCCGTCGGCGTCCGGGCCGTCCCGGTCGATTACCTCAACGTGGCGAAGGTGCTGAAGCTCTCCCCCTCGAAGACCCTCTTCAAGGTCCTGATCCCGGCGACCCTTCCCTACATGTTCACCGGCTTCCGCCTCAGCCTCGGCATCGCGTGGCTCGTCATCGTCGCCGCCGAGATGCTGACCGGGCGGCCCGGCATCGGGAACTTCCTCTGGCAGGAATACAACGCGCCGAACTACGCCCACATCATCCTCTCGATCCTCACCATCGGCCTCGTCGGCTTCATCCTCGACCGGATCATGAGCGTCATCGAGCGGCGCTTCAAGACCATCTAG
- a CDS encoding CmpA/NrtA family ABC transporter substrate-binding protein: MKKETPASLPSVAAGSVSRRQFFRLAGGGLTASALLSGLPFGWVGSAYASDAPEVADLRFGIIALTDCSPLVIALEKGFFKKYGINATIAKGASWPAIRDSLSTGDLQATHMLIGMPLSSSMEIGGAPKVPMVIPWLLNRNGQSISLSNTFKGKVAGDPKALKALADAAKASGTPLTFAMTYPTGTHAMWMRYYLGAGGINPDKDVSLIAVPPAQMVANMKIGKMDGFCVGEPWNQKVIADGIGYTSVTTQDLWKDHPEKVCAFTADFAAKNPKTVKAVLKAVHEASVWLDTMANRAEACQIVSAPSYVNCPADVILKRMKGELDYGDGRKVTDTEHCMYFSRNNCNYPQPKYAKWFLSQYQRWGLVGGTPDYEGVAKQVMRPDIYEEAMKEIGYAHGGLDNKPETLFDGVTFDPAKPEAYAKGFAVNSLKG, from the coding sequence ATGAAAAAAGAAACCCCCGCCTCCCTTCCTTCCGTCGCCGCCGGTTCCGTCAGCCGCCGCCAGTTCTTCCGCCTCGCGGGAGGCGGCCTCACCGCCTCGGCCCTCCTTTCGGGCCTGCCGTTCGGCTGGGTCGGCTCCGCCTATGCCTCCGACGCGCCGGAGGTCGCCGACCTCCGCTTCGGCATCATCGCCCTCACCGATTGCTCCCCCCTCGTCATCGCCCTGGAGAAGGGCTTCTTCAAGAAGTACGGCATCAACGCCACCATCGCGAAGGGGGCCAGCTGGCCCGCCATCCGCGATTCCCTCTCGACCGGCGACCTCCAGGCGACCCACATGCTGATCGGCATGCCGCTCTCCTCCTCGATGGAGATCGGCGGCGCGCCGAAGGTTCCGATGGTCATCCCGTGGCTTCTCAACCGGAACGGCCAGTCGATCAGCCTCTCCAATACCTTCAAGGGGAAGGTCGCCGGGGACCCGAAGGCGCTGAAGGCCCTGGCCGACGCCGCGAAGGCCTCCGGCACCCCGCTCACCTTCGCCATGACCTACCCGACCGGGACCCACGCCATGTGGATGCGCTACTACCTCGGCGCGGGCGGGATCAATCCCGACAAGGACGTCAGCCTCATCGCCGTCCCCCCCGCGCAGATGGTCGCGAACATGAAGATCGGCAAGATGGACGGCTTCTGCGTCGGCGAGCCGTGGAACCAGAAGGTCATCGCCGACGGGATCGGCTACACCTCGGTCACCACCCAGGACCTCTGGAAGGACCACCCCGAGAAGGTCTGCGCCTTCACCGCCGACTTCGCCGCGAAGAACCCGAAGACCGTGAAGGCCGTCCTGAAGGCGGTCCACGAGGCGAGCGTCTGGCTCGACACCATGGCGAACCGCGCCGAGGCCTGCCAGATCGTCAGCGCGCCGAGCTACGTCAACTGCCCCGCCGACGTCATCCTGAAGCGGATGAAGGGCGAGCTCGACTACGGCGACGGGCGCAAGGTGACCGACACCGAGCACTGCATGTATTTCAGCAGGAACAACTGCAACTACCCGCAGCCGAAGTACGCGAAGTGGTTCCTCTCCCAGTATCAGCGTTGGGGCCTCGTCGGCGGGACGCCCGATTACGAGGGCGTGGCGAAGCAGGTCATGCGGCCCGATATCTACGAGGAGGCGATGAAGGAGATTGGCTACGCCCACGGCGGCCTCGACAACAAGCCGGAGACCCTCTTCGACGGCGTCACCTTCGATCCCGCGAAGCCCGAGGCCTACGCGAAGGGCTTCGCCGTGAACTCGCTGAAGGGCTAG